In Fluviicola taffensis DSM 16823, the following are encoded in one genomic region:
- a CDS encoding Fic family protein, producing the protein MITNWHPTNLPHTIDLETKAILKKLTGAHRALAELKGIAQSIPQQEILINTLALQEAKDSSEIENIVTTHDELYKSSLEVGEAISAQSKEVQNYIAALKKGFAIVKKTELLTVNSILEIQEVLEQNNAGLRKQPGTSLKNQKTGEIVYEPPQHAEVIKNLMTNLEIYINDQQQSDIDPIIKMAVIHFQFESIHPFYDGNGRTGRIINILYLVLNGLLDLPILYLSRYIIKHKNDYYRLLQEVREIENWEEWILFMIDSVEQVAKNTITLIVSIKELMQKVKVQLRDNYKFYSQELLNHLFKQPYTKIEFLMTDLSISRVTASSYLNQLAEDGLLIKHKLGKSNYYINTQLMNLLFAMD; encoded by the coding sequence ATGATAACAAATTGGCATCCAACAAATTTGCCTCACACAATTGATTTAGAAACAAAAGCAATATTAAAAAAGTTAACAGGCGCGCATCGTGCACTTGCTGAATTAAAAGGAATTGCTCAGAGTATTCCCCAACAGGAAATCTTGATCAATACATTAGCATTACAAGAAGCCAAAGACAGTTCAGAAATAGAAAACATCGTTACCACTCATGATGAGTTATATAAAAGTTCATTGGAGGTTGGGGAAGCAATCTCTGCTCAAAGTAAAGAGGTTCAAAACTATATTGCAGCACTCAAAAAAGGATTTGCCATTGTAAAGAAAACAGAATTATTAACCGTTAATTCGATTCTAGAGATTCAGGAAGTGCTTGAACAAAACAATGCCGGCTTAAGAAAACAACCTGGAACAAGTCTGAAAAATCAAAAAACAGGTGAAATTGTTTATGAACCGCCTCAGCATGCTGAAGTTATTAAAAATTTGATGACCAACTTAGAGATTTATATCAATGATCAACAGCAATCCGATATCGATCCGATTATTAAAATGGCAGTAATCCATTTTCAATTTGAAAGTATTCATCCATTTTATGATGGAAATGGGAGGACAGGACGTATAATTAACATTCTGTATTTGGTTTTAAATGGATTGCTTGATCTACCGATATTATATCTCAGCAGATATATTATCAAACACAAAAATGATTACTATAGACTCCTTCAAGAAGTACGAGAAATAGAGAATTGGGAGGAATGGATTTTATTTATGATTGATTCAGTAGAACAAGTGGCAAAGAATACAATCACCTTAATTGTGAGCATTAAAGAATTAATGCAAAAAGTGAAAGTTCAGTTAAGAGATAATTACAAATTTTACAGTCAAGAATTACTAAATCACTTATTCAAACAACCGTATACGAAAATTGAATTCTTGATGACCGATTTGAGTATTAGCAGGGTTACGGCTTCAAGCTATTTGAATCAACTAGCAGAGGATGGTTTATTAATCAAACATAAACTTGGTAAATCAAACTATTATATAAACACTCAGTTGATGAACTTGTTATTTGCGATGGATTGA
- a CDS encoding M43 family zinc metalloprotease, with amino-acid sequence MKSLLFTCALGILVSMNAFGQEIHLNCNHPNPTTESLKQIKSLLTHSQKSTDLKIFPVVFHVLHQNGSENISEAQIYEAMTYLNADFQKLNADTISVVSPFDTLIGKVNFEFRLATIDPNGNPTNGITRILTPLTTGAKENSKIYGWDPSKYINIWVVRSFEEPISGLTHNPLSLGPDPCADGIMMLNSYLGSIGTGNSQMIHFLTHEMGHFFGLYHLMENTNAPFGTNDCGYSDGIEDTPHTSEAYSCFNNLNTCNDSLYSESFNYWGYDVPDMEQNFLAANYCSRMFTKGQVALMRSVAESPIYGRAHLWSASNLVATGTGPGSVISSIVPPSSDFSFQTNTSGGVPLYQALICSGNNVSFNIQNGQPAGTTYLWSFSGAVPASSTLSNPTVNYGSPGFYDVTLTATNANGSSTTSHSSIVYASDSWPDFIGPMVQDFNVSGDFWLSQNLNEDNGYFQRIGNHGTQNSGCFLLGNRYEPDTTNLCYSTSILQTQLSKDNLISPAFDLSNSTSITISFDYAYGSAVIPDSAATEVLKVYYSRDCGKTWVLKKTIADTALITAFVPQNANFIPAQNQWRTISFPFTGISTDNKTRFKFEFVASNYSNNFYVDNFVIDGVLGISDSELSGIGIYPNPSQKGGIITISGLPNSTSQLLISDMQGKLVFQKELSDGSSESEVQLSTDLKSGCYLVEVTQNGSKFLTRLILE; translated from the coding sequence ATGAAATCACTTCTTTTCACTTGTGCATTGGGAATATTGGTTTCAATGAATGCTTTTGGACAAGAAATCCATTTGAATTGCAACCACCCAAATCCAACTACCGAATCACTTAAACAGATTAAGTCACTTTTAACACATTCTCAGAAATCCACGGATCTGAAAATTTTCCCGGTTGTGTTTCATGTGCTTCATCAAAATGGGTCCGAGAATATCAGTGAAGCACAGATTTATGAAGCAATGACATACTTAAATGCAGATTTTCAAAAGTTGAATGCAGATACGATATCTGTTGTAAGTCCTTTTGACACACTTATTGGCAAAGTCAATTTTGAATTTAGGCTTGCAACGATTGATCCAAATGGAAATCCAACAAACGGAATAACTCGAATTTTAACTCCTTTAACAACTGGAGCAAAGGAAAACTCTAAAATATATGGGTGGGATCCTTCGAAATACATCAATATTTGGGTAGTTAGAAGTTTTGAAGAGCCAATTAGCGGATTAACCCACAATCCGTTATCTCTTGGCCCAGACCCATGCGCAGATGGAATTATGATGTTGAATAGTTATTTAGGGTCAATAGGAACTGGAAATAGTCAAATGATTCATTTTTTGACTCATGAAATGGGGCATTTTTTTGGGTTGTATCATTTGATGGAAAACACAAATGCTCCTTTTGGCACCAATGATTGTGGTTATTCTGATGGAATTGAAGACACACCGCATACTTCAGAAGCATATTCTTGCTTTAATAATTTAAACACTTGTAATGATTCACTATATTCAGAAAGTTTCAACTATTGGGGATATGATGTTCCAGACATGGAGCAAAATTTTTTAGCGGCTAATTATTGCAGTCGGATGTTCACGAAAGGTCAAGTTGCCTTAATGCGCAGTGTGGCTGAAAGCCCAATTTATGGCAGAGCCCACTTATGGTCGGCTTCAAATTTAGTGGCTACAGGAACAGGTCCTGGCTCTGTAATAAGTTCAATTGTGCCTCCAAGCTCTGATTTTTCTTTTCAAACTAATACTTCTGGCGGTGTCCCACTTTATCAGGCATTGATTTGTTCTGGAAACAATGTTTCCTTTAATATTCAAAATGGGCAGCCTGCAGGAACTACTTATTTATGGTCATTTTCAGGAGCAGTACCTGCAAGTTCAACACTTTCAAATCCAACAGTGAATTATGGAAGCCCAGGGTTTTACGACGTAACTTTAACTGCAACTAATGCCAACGGTTCAAGTACCACGAGTCATTCTTCCATAGTTTATGCGAGTGATAGCTGGCCTGATTTTATTGGACCAATGGTTCAAGACTTTAATGTTTCGGGAGATTTTTGGTTGAGTCAGAATCTCAATGAAGACAATGGGTATTTCCAACGAATTGGAAATCATGGAACTCAAAATTCAGGATGCTTTTTATTGGGGAATCGGTATGAACCAGATACTACAAATCTTTGTTATTCGACGTCTATCCTTCAAACACAATTAAGTAAGGACAATCTTATTTCACCAGCTTTTGACTTATCCAATTCAACGTCAATAACCATTTCATTCGATTATGCATACGGTTCAGCAGTTATTCCTGATTCTGCGGCAACCGAAGTATTGAAAGTATATTATTCACGAGACTGCGGAAAAACCTGGGTTTTGAAAAAAACAATTGCAGATACAGCATTAATTACAGCTTTTGTCCCTCAAAACGCCAATTTTATTCCTGCTCAAAATCAATGGAGAACGATTTCTTTTCCTTTTACTGGAATTTCAACAGACAACAAAACAAGGTTCAAGTTTGAGTTCGTGGCTTCCAACTATTCGAATAATTTCTATGTCGACAATTTTGTAATTGATGGTGTTTTGGGAATTTCTGATAGTGAATTGTCTGGAATTGGAATTTATCCTAATCCTTCTCAAAAAGGTGGAATAATCACAATTTCTGGCTTGCCAAATTCAACTTCTCAATTACTGATTAGCGACATGCAAGGAAAATTGGTTTTCCAAAAAGAATTGTCTGATGGTTCTTCAGAAAGCGAAGTACAATTGAGCACGGATTTGAAATCTGGATGTTATTTGGTAGAGGTTACGCAAAACGGATCTAAGTTTTTGACTCGATTGATTCTTGAATAG
- a CDS encoding BlaI/MecI/CopY family transcriptional regulator, which produces MERLTPAEEKVMLRLWKLEKSTVKEIVDLYPNPKPAYNTVSTIVRILERKKFIKHKPMGRGYIYLPKISRDQYRDYLADYILKDYFDGSRNEIVSFYNSTASLSEIL; this is translated from the coding sequence ATGGAAAGACTAACACCCGCAGAAGAAAAAGTCATGTTACGCCTTTGGAAACTCGAAAAATCAACAGTTAAAGAAATTGTTGATTTGTATCCAAATCCCAAACCAGCGTACAATACTGTTTCAACAATTGTAAGAATTTTAGAACGTAAAAAATTCATCAAACACAAGCCAATGGGAAGAGGGTACATCTACCTTCCGAAAATTAGCCGTGATCAGTACCGCGATTATTTAGCGGATTACATTTTGAAGGATTACTTTGATGGAAGCAGAAACGAAATCGTTTCATTCTACAACAGTACTGCTTCTTTGAGTGAGATTTTATAA
- a CDS encoding aminopeptidase C yields MRKHLLFGALALSTQITFAQTVTNAPESKYEFTKVVQLDATPVESQGMTGTCWSFSSLSFFESELIRLGHKNPAELSEMYIVRKAYEAKADRFIRMDGKINFSEGGAFHDIPYVIKRYGIVPRSVYTGLTNGKTTYNHEELFAVLNSFMQTVLAEVQKGKGIGTEWKKAFSSLLDAYLGPDITEFTLDGKKYTPVSYAASLGLKMNDYVSITSFSNDPFYESCEIAIPDNWAWGDSYNVPLEDLVSVAENALKNGYTLAWGADVSEKGFNFRQGIAIYPEDESTIQIRGKDNKSFNDAGAAKTSNAFLEPVKELVITQEKRQEEYDGKTTTDDHGMHIVGLYKDQNGTRYFLVKNSWGTDNLPQGFLYVSENYFRMKTINIYLDKNGLAKELKNKLKI; encoded by the coding sequence ATGAGAAAACATCTTTTATTTGGAGCCTTGGCTTTAAGTACCCAAATTACATTTGCTCAAACAGTAACAAATGCCCCAGAGAGTAAATACGAATTCACGAAAGTCGTACAATTAGATGCTACACCTGTAGAAAGTCAAGGAATGACTGGAACTTGTTGGAGCTTCTCCTCTTTATCTTTCTTTGAAAGTGAATTGATTCGGTTAGGACACAAAAATCCTGCAGAATTATCTGAAATGTATATCGTTCGTAAAGCGTATGAAGCAAAGGCCGATCGTTTCATCCGTATGGATGGAAAAATCAACTTTTCTGAAGGTGGTGCATTTCACGATATTCCTTATGTGATTAAACGTTATGGAATTGTTCCAAGAAGCGTTTACACCGGATTGACGAATGGGAAAACAACTTACAACCACGAAGAATTGTTCGCTGTATTGAATAGTTTTATGCAAACAGTTCTTGCAGAAGTTCAAAAAGGAAAAGGAATTGGAACAGAATGGAAAAAAGCATTTTCTTCTCTTCTAGATGCTTATTTGGGACCAGATATTACCGAATTTACTTTAGACGGTAAAAAGTATACTCCTGTTAGCTATGCAGCATCACTAGGTTTAAAAATGAACGATTATGTATCCATCACTTCATTTAGCAATGATCCATTTTACGAATCTTGTGAAATTGCAATTCCAGACAACTGGGCTTGGGGAGATAGTTACAATGTTCCATTAGAAGATTTAGTTTCGGTAGCCGAGAATGCATTGAAAAATGGATATACTTTGGCTTGGGGAGCAGACGTTTCTGAGAAAGGATTTAACTTCCGTCAAGGAATTGCTATTTACCCAGAAGATGAGTCAACGATTCAAATTCGTGGAAAAGACAATAAATCTTTCAATGATGCTGGAGCAGCAAAAACATCGAATGCGTTTTTAGAACCTGTGAAAGAATTGGTGATTACTCAAGAGAAAAGACAAGAAGAGTACGATGGGAAAACAACAACAGATGATCATGGAATGCACATCGTTGGACTTTACAAAGATCAAAATGGAACACGTTATTTTCTAGTAAAGAACTCATGGGGAACAGACAATTTACCACAAGGATTTTTGTATGTATCTGAGAACTATTTTCGCATGAAAACCATCAATATTTACTTAGATAAAAACGGTTTAGCAAAAGAGCTAAAAAATAAACTAAAAATCTAA
- the dprA gene encoding DNA-processing protein DprA, with product MNFTTIHHQIALTFLSGIGSRRARVIVSHFNDLEAFFSEKRLNLSKIPGIPADFVSLKLRLNALMEADKVLHELERIGGTTLFFTEKEYPRRLKQCSDAPLLIYSKGNIDWNPPKIISVVGTRHATDYGKALTQELIDGLAAHHVTVVSGMAYGIDVFAHQEALKKGLPTWGVLGHGLAKMYPSEHRKIAERMLENGGLISEFIPSQKPEPAHFPMRNRIVAGLSDATIVIESGEKGGSLITASLAADYNRDVFAYPGDIHRPFSKGCLNLIRKNQAALTRNSEDIIEAMNWHLKEKNPVQQRSLFIELNPREEKIVSVMQTKTELTLDTIGYLSSLTVSEVSSDLLSLEFKGLVRSLPGRRFQLIT from the coding sequence TTGAATTTTACAACTATTCATCATCAAATTGCACTTACTTTTTTAAGTGGCATCGGAAGTCGAAGAGCTCGGGTAATCGTCTCTCATTTCAACGATTTAGAAGCATTTTTTTCAGAGAAAAGGTTAAATCTTTCCAAAATTCCAGGGATTCCAGCTGATTTCGTGTCATTAAAATTGAGATTAAATGCTTTAATGGAAGCTGATAAAGTTCTCCACGAACTGGAACGCATTGGAGGAACAACTTTGTTTTTCACCGAAAAGGAATATCCTAGAAGGCTCAAACAATGCAGCGATGCCCCACTTTTGATTTACAGCAAAGGAAACATTGATTGGAATCCTCCAAAAATAATTTCCGTCGTAGGAACCCGCCATGCAACAGATTATGGGAAAGCCCTGACTCAAGAATTAATTGATGGTTTAGCTGCACATCATGTAACAGTTGTAAGCGGAATGGCTTATGGAATTGATGTTTTTGCACATCAAGAAGCGCTAAAAAAGGGTTTGCCAACTTGGGGGGTTTTGGGTCATGGCTTGGCGAAAATGTATCCAAGTGAACACCGGAAAATTGCAGAAAGAATGTTGGAAAACGGAGGGTTAATTAGTGAATTTATTCCCTCACAAAAACCAGAGCCCGCTCATTTTCCAATGCGCAACAGAATAGTCGCTGGATTAAGTGATGCAACAATCGTAATAGAAAGTGGTGAAAAAGGCGGATCATTGATAACAGCCAGTTTGGCTGCCGATTATAACCGAGATGTCTTTGCGTATCCTGGCGACATTCATCGTCCATTTTCTAAAGGTTGTTTGAATCTCATTCGAAAAAACCAAGCTGCATTGACGCGCAACTCGGAAGATATTATAGAAGCCATGAATTGGCACTTGAAAGAAAAAAATCCAGTTCAGCAGCGTTCATTATTCATTGAATTAAATCCAAGAGAAGAAAAAATTGTTTCCGTGATGCAAACCAAAACAGAACTAACATTGGATACCATTGGTTATTTATCATCACTAACGGTCAGCGAGGTTTCAAGCGATTTGTTGAGTTTGGAATTCAAGGGTTTAGTCCGTTCACTTCCAGGTAGACGTTTTCAACTAATAACCTGA
- a CDS encoding DUF4190 domain-containing protein, protein MKDLTKLFILLFSIAVVFCSCTVTKRHFGKGYYIEWNQKHRTAETNSSEKIVSSEEISPAETGSQKDTIQVISNESAQEIRPVIESIEQQEPVKKQEKPRILKKLLEKKLEKIADKLNPRPDDRWDMEDEEPKIHPLTWAIMGVLTLGVACIGLMMVNIFFIFGVGGFAFIGLILGIIALVSVKKHPEKYKKRRLTKFFALFTIIAGSIVVGVLGLFFLLAYLLY, encoded by the coding sequence ATGAAAGATCTAACTAAACTCTTCATTCTATTATTTTCCATTGCAGTTGTTTTTTGTTCTTGTACGGTTACAAAACGCCATTTTGGAAAAGGGTATTACATAGAATGGAATCAGAAACACCGAACAGCAGAAACAAATTCTTCAGAAAAAATAGTCTCATCAGAAGAAATATCGCCCGCTGAAACAGGATCTCAAAAAGACACCATTCAAGTTATTTCGAATGAATCAGCTCAAGAAATCCGACCTGTTATTGAATCAATTGAGCAACAAGAACCAGTAAAAAAGCAAGAGAAACCGAGAATCCTAAAAAAACTCCTTGAAAAAAAATTAGAAAAAATCGCAGATAAACTAAATCCAAGACCTGATGATAGATGGGATATGGAGGATGAAGAGCCAAAAATTCACCCTTTGACTTGGGCAATAATGGGAGTATTAACACTTGGTGTTGCATGTATTGGGCTAATGATGGTAAATATTTTTTTCATTTTTGGAGTTGGAGGGTTTGCATTTATTGGATTAATCCTTGGAATTATTGCATTGGTTTCAGTAAAAAAACATCCAGAAAAGTATAAAAAACGAAGATTAACAAAATTCTTTGCCTTGTTTACGATTATTGCTGGATCAATAGTTGTTGGGGTTTTAGGATTGTTTTTTTTACTAGCGTACTTACTCTATTAG
- the uvrC gene encoding excinuclease ABC subunit UvrC, with protein MDIGLKLKTLPEKPGVYQYFDKNGTILYVGKAKNLKKRVSSYFNKNHDHAKTQILVRKIADIQYIVVDTEMDALLLENNLIKKYLPKYNIQLKDDKTYPWICIKKEPFPRVFSTRLLVKDGSKYFGPYPSGRIMHALLDLIRDLFPLRTCALDLATNKIEKGNYKVCLEYHIGKCKGPCEEKQTAQVYNGMIDQIEGILKGNIYTVIQNLKQLMLQASADFRFEEAHDIKTRIELLEKYKAKSTVVSPTIHQVDVVSMVEDNDTVFVNYLVINHGAIIHGITVEVKRKLDETQQDIITFVLPELRERFQSNATEILVEADVDWEMEGVRFFAPQRGDKKALIDLSLRNAKFYRLEKIKQEKIKDPEKHTNRILETMKTDLRLKELPAHIECFDNSNIQGTNPVSACVVFKDAKPSKKDYRHFNVQTVEGPDDFATMREAVYRRYRRLLEEEQPLPQLIIIDGGKGQLSAALEALEKLDLRGKIAIIGIAKRLEELFYPGDSLPLYLDKRSETLKVIQHLRNEAHRFGITHHRNRRSKSALSNELEEIPGIGEKTVQDLIKAFKSVKRVKEQSEESLAAIVGKAKAQIIRSFFNSNS; from the coding sequence ATGGATATTGGATTAAAACTGAAAACACTTCCTGAAAAACCAGGCGTGTACCAGTATTTCGATAAAAATGGAACCATTTTGTATGTTGGGAAAGCAAAAAACCTAAAAAAACGGGTTTCCTCCTATTTCAATAAAAATCACGATCACGCAAAAACGCAAATTCTTGTTCGGAAAATTGCTGATATTCAATACATCGTCGTTGATACGGAAATGGATGCTTTGTTGTTGGAAAATAACCTCATCAAGAAATACCTTCCAAAATACAATATTCAATTAAAAGACGACAAAACCTATCCCTGGATTTGTATCAAAAAAGAACCTTTTCCTCGCGTATTCTCAACGCGGTTACTTGTAAAAGACGGCTCTAAATACTTTGGTCCATATCCGAGTGGAAGAATCATGCATGCATTGCTGGATTTGATTCGAGATTTGTTTCCCTTGAGAACTTGCGCACTCGATTTAGCTACAAACAAAATTGAAAAAGGAAATTACAAAGTGTGCTTAGAGTACCACATTGGAAAATGCAAAGGTCCTTGTGAGGAGAAGCAAACGGCACAAGTTTACAATGGAATGATTGACCAAATTGAAGGAATTTTGAAAGGGAATATTTATACTGTTATTCAGAATTTAAAACAATTAATGCTACAAGCTTCCGCTGATTTCAGATTTGAAGAGGCGCACGATATAAAAACCCGGATTGAGTTACTTGAAAAGTATAAAGCGAAATCTACCGTTGTTTCCCCTACTATTCATCAGGTCGACGTTGTCTCAATGGTGGAAGATAACGACACCGTTTTTGTGAATTACTTAGTCATCAATCATGGAGCAATTATTCACGGAATAACGGTTGAAGTAAAGCGAAAATTAGACGAAACACAGCAAGACATTATCACTTTTGTGCTTCCTGAATTGCGGGAGCGATTTCAAAGCAATGCGACTGAAATTTTAGTGGAAGCAGACGTAGATTGGGAGATGGAAGGCGTTCGTTTCTTTGCCCCGCAGCGAGGAGATAAAAAAGCATTGATTGACCTATCCTTGCGAAATGCGAAGTTTTACCGATTGGAAAAAATCAAACAAGAGAAAATAAAAGATCCTGAAAAACACACCAATCGCATTTTGGAAACCATGAAAACTGATCTGCGTTTGAAAGAACTACCCGCTCACATTGAATGTTTCGATAACTCGAATATTCAAGGAACGAATCCGGTTTCTGCCTGTGTCGTTTTCAAAGACGCGAAACCGAGTAAGAAAGATTACCGCCACTTCAATGTTCAAACGGTTGAAGGCCCGGATGATTTTGCAACCATGCGTGAAGCTGTTTACAGAAGATATCGTCGGCTTTTGGAAGAAGAACAGCCTTTGCCACAATTAATCATTATTGATGGTGGCAAAGGACAATTGAGCGCAGCATTAGAAGCTTTGGAGAAATTAGATTTACGTGGGAAAATTGCCATCATCGGCATCGCAAAACGCCTGGAAGAATTATTTTATCCGGGAGATAGTTTGCCTCTGTATCTCGATAAGCGTTCTGAAACATTGAAAGTGATTCAGCATCTACGCAACGAAGCCCACCGTTTTGGAATTACCCATCACCGAAATCGTAGAAGTAAAAGCGCACTGAGCAATGAACTGGAAGAAATTCCAGGAATCGGAGAGAAAACGGTTCAGGATTTAATCAAAGCTTTCAAATCCGTGAAACGTGTGAAAGAACAAAGTGAAGAAAGTTTGGCGGCTATTGTTGGAAAAGCAAAAGCGCAAATCATTCGTTCGTTCTTCAACAGCAATAGCTAA
- a CDS encoding M48 family metalloprotease: protein MKRIIVFSVFLIASATALVNCNGSKNLASKINLFPVDQDRQLGAQVAAEIDGNPKEYPLLDSASNKEIYQYLYKIRNTILNSGQVKYKSEFAWRLRIIHDDSTLNAFCTPGGYIYVYTGIMKYLDNEAQLAGVLGHEIAHADLRHSTRQMTQMYGVQTLLSIIAGNQQQLAQITAGLVGLKFSRNHESEADKASVTYLCPTVYQADGGAGFFEKIAAAGGSRQPQFLSTHPNPENRIEAFKNYKIEMACQGVNDFTSEYKRIIAKLP, encoded by the coding sequence ATGAAGAGAATAATTGTTTTTTCTGTATTCTTAATTGCTTCAGCAACTGCTTTAGTAAATTGTAATGGATCTAAAAACCTGGCCTCAAAAATTAATCTTTTTCCAGTAGATCAAGATCGTCAGCTTGGGGCACAAGTAGCTGCAGAAATCGATGGAAATCCAAAAGAGTACCCACTTTTAGATTCCGCATCAAATAAAGAGATTTATCAATACTTGTACAAGATTCGAAATACGATTTTGAATTCTGGTCAGGTAAAATATAAGAGTGAGTTTGCTTGGAGGTTGCGTATCATTCATGATGACAGCACGTTGAATGCTTTTTGTACGCCTGGTGGATATATCTATGTTTATACAGGAATCATGAAGTATTTAGATAATGAAGCTCAATTGGCTGGAGTTTTGGGACATGAAATTGCACATGCAGACTTACGTCATTCTACTCGTCAAATGACGCAGATGTACGGAGTTCAGACACTACTTTCAATCATTGCGGGGAATCAGCAACAATTGGCACAAATTACTGCGGGATTGGTTGGTTTGAAATTTTCTCGTAATCATGAATCAGAAGCTGACAAAGCCTCAGTGACTTACTTGTGTCCAACAGTTTATCAAGCGGATGGTGGAGCAGGATTCTTTGAAAAAATTGCTGCAGCTGGAGGTTCTCGTCAACCCCAATTTTTAAGCACACATCCAAATCCAGAAAATCGCATTGAAGCATTCAAAAATTACAAAATTGAAATGGCTTGTCAAGGAGTAAATGATTTTACTTCTGAGTACAAGCGAATTATCGCAAAATTACCTTAA
- a CDS encoding cyclase family protein, giving the protein MQLFLGDGSYILVNEGIDCSLPLEGSEDNVRAWYVSAPVIEPVRENGWVGAVAEGGSVNFRSIQFNPHSHGTHTECLGHITPDVHSVNGVIDKLLYRSLLVTVSPEIRMNEDGSIDRVITAKVLSELVSGFQVEALIIRTLPNDLGKMNLNYSDTNPAYCDVDILPLLDELGVLHLLIDTPSVDREKDGGILGFHHGFWGVPNQERFDRTITELVFVADEVMDGEYMLNLQTAPFVNDATPSRPLLFPLHRNAED; this is encoded by the coding sequence ATGCAGTTATTTCTTGGTGACGGAAGTTACATATTGGTTAATGAAGGAATAGATTGTTCTCTTCCATTAGAAGGAAGTGAAGACAATGTGCGAGCCTGGTACGTTTCAGCTCCAGTTATTGAACCCGTTCGCGAGAATGGTTGGGTGGGTGCAGTTGCTGAAGGCGGGAGCGTGAATTTTCGCTCTATTCAATTTAATCCTCATAGTCATGGAACTCACACGGAGTGCTTGGGACATATTACCCCAGATGTACATTCTGTAAATGGCGTTATTGACAAGTTGTTGTATAGATCATTGTTAGTTACTGTTTCACCAGAAATTCGCATGAATGAGGATGGATCTATTGATAGAGTGATTACCGCAAAAGTACTCTCGGAACTAGTTAGTGGATTTCAGGTCGAAGCGCTTATTATTCGTACACTTCCGAATGATTTGGGGAAAATGAATTTGAATTATTCTGATACGAATCCAGCGTATTGTGATGTAGATATTTTGCCTTTGTTGGATGAATTAGGAGTGCTTCACTTGTTGATTGATACACCTTCAGTTGATCGTGAAAAAGATGGTGGAATCTTGGGTTTTCATCATGGATTTTGGGGTGTTCCCAATCAAGAGCGTTTTGACCGCACAATTACAGAACTTGTTTTTGTTGCTGACGAAGTGATGGATGGAGAATACATGTTGAATTTACAAACAGCTCCCTTTGTCAATGATGCAACACCCAGCAGACCACTTTTGTTTCCTCTACATAGAAATGCGGAGGATTAA
- the hemJ gene encoding protoporphyrinogen oxidase HemJ, which produces MEFLLENYAVWKALHIIFVVSWFAGLFYMVRLFIYHTEANTKPDEEKRILQAQFNIMQNRLWVIITTPAMILTVVFGTLMLIANPGLLKMPWMHIKLTFVAILLVYHFISQGIMNRLKNGSSKWTSGHLRIWNEVATLLLVAIVFLVIMKTSLGWLGGVIGFFGVGIALMLGIKLYKKLRKN; this is translated from the coding sequence ATGGAATTTTTGCTTGAAAATTATGCCGTTTGGAAAGCACTTCACATCATTTTCGTGGTGAGTTGGTTTGCTGGACTATTTTATATGGTTAGATTATTTATTTATCATACAGAAGCAAACACAAAGCCTGATGAAGAAAAGCGAATTTTGCAAGCACAGTTTAATATTATGCAAAATCGGTTGTGGGTGATCATCACAACTCCCGCAATGATCCTTACAGTTGTTTTTGGAACATTGATGCTCATTGCTAATCCTGGATTATTAAAAATGCCTTGGATGCATATCAAGCTAACCTTCGTTGCAATTTTGTTGGTGTATCATTTTATTTCTCAAGGAATCATGAATCGCTTGAAAAATGGTTCTTCCAAATGGACTTCGGGTCATTTGCGTATTTGGAATGAAGTGGCAACTTTGCTCTTGGTTGCGATTGTTTTTCTGGTGATTATGAAAACGAGTTTGGGATGGCTTGGCGGAGTGATTGGATTCTTTGGAGTTGGGATTGCGTTGATGTTGGGGATTAAACTGTATAAGAAGTTGCGAAAGAATTGA